One window of Strigops habroptila isolate Jane chromosome Z, bStrHab1.2.pri, whole genome shotgun sequence genomic DNA carries:
- the LOC115600855 gene encoding hypoxanthine-guanine phosphoribosyltransferase-like: MARGLQIKDEESGYNKNLFCIPKHYEEDLERVFIPHGLILDRTERLARDIMQDMGSHHIVALCVLKGGYKFFADLLDHIKALNQNGDKSVPITVDFVRIKSYCNDSPAEKISIVGEELCTLNGKNVLVVEDIIETGRTMKALLSKLKDNEPKTVKVVSLLVKRTHRNPGYRPDYIGFEIPDKFVVGYALDYNEYFRDLNHICILKEKAKEKYRI, from the exons ATGGCTCGTGGACTGCAG ataaaagatgaagaaagtgGCTAtaacaaaaatctattttgcaTTCCTAAGCATTATGAAGAAGATTTAGAAAGAGTCTTCATTCCTCATGGACTCATTCTGGACAG gacAGAACGCTTGGCTAGAGATATCATGCAAGATATGGGAAGCCACCATATTGTTGCACTCTGTGTCCTTAAAGGAGGCTATAAATTCTTTGCTGATTTGCTGGACCACATAAAAGCACTAAATCAAAATGGTGATAAATCTGTGCCTATTACTGTGGATTTTGTTAGAATAAAAAGCTACTGT AATGATTCACCTGCAGAAAAAATCAGTATTGTAGGCGAGGAATTGTGTACACTAAATGGGAAG AACGTGTTAGTAGTAGAG gaCATTATTGAGACTGGTAGAACAATGAAAGCACTACTTTCAAAACTCAAAGACAATGAACCAAAGACGGTAAAAGTTGTCAG CCTGCTCGTTAAAAGGACACATCGAAATCCAGGTTACAGACCAGACT ACATAGGCTTTGAAATTCCAGATAAATTTGTGGTTGGATATGCACTTGATTACAATGAATACTTCAGAGATCTAAAC cacatCTGcattctgaaagagaaagcCAAAGAGAAGTATAGGATCTGA